In Deltaproteobacteria bacterium, the sequence GCACGAGCGCCTCGTTCTGCGGTAGCGCGGCGAAGTCCCGGTGCGGGAACTTGAGCAGATGCGTCGACGGTGAGCCTTGCCCGGGCAGCAGCAGCTTGTCGCCGTCCACGCGCACGCCGAGCTTGTCCTGCGCGCCCGCGAGCGACAGCCGCAGCGCGACTCCGACCGCGCCGGCGTAGGCGCCCGAGCCCGCCCAGCGCTCGAGGTCCGCGTCGCGCAGGCGACGATCGGGCTGCGGCGTTGCAGGCTCGCGCTCCTCCTCCACGATGCGCAGCGCCCCGGCGCACTCGTGCCCAATCGCGCGCAGCAGCGCGAAGTCGTTGTCTTCGCTGATGCCGAGCCGACGACACACGGCCGTGCGGATTGCACCCTCGGGCAGGAGGTTGCCGAAGAACCGCTCGGCTTCGACCCCGAAGGGATCGGCGCGCAGGGGCAGGGAGTGACTGATCGCGAAGCGCGTCGGCGACGACAGCCACGTGGCCGCGTACGCGAATTCGATGCGATGATTCGATGGACTCGATGGGCTCGATCGGTCCGATACGTCCGACAGCACGCCGATCGACGCCTCGTCGGTGAGGACGTGCAGCGCGTTCATTTCGGCGCCTCGCGATCGCGGACCTCGAGAAGCAGCCCGAGGCGCTCGAGGACTCGGAGCGCCTTGCCCAGCTCGAGCGTCGGCTTGCCGCGCTCGAGCTCCACGATGAAGCGCGGTCCGACGTCCGCGAGCGCGGCGAGCTCGACCTGCGTGGCGCCGAGGCGCTTGCGGTGGGCACGGACCAGCCCGCCCAGCTCGGCGGGCGTGCGAACTGCGGAGCTCGGCATCGAAAATCCCGAACGGGAAGATACCTTCCGCTCTGCGGGGAGACAACCGAGAAAGTTACCGAGCGGGAAGAAGATGCCGCCGGTCGCAGGGCCCGTCGCAAGGTAGTCCCGTACGGGAAGACTCGCGAGCGCTCGCGGCTCGAGCGGCGCTTCGCAGCCTGTTCGTCAGGCACCGCGCCGCCCCCTTGCATGCGGTCCATGGGCTGCCGATCGCGGCACGGCGACCAGCTTCGCAACCCCGCGACATCACGCGTGCGCGACCGCGGTCCCGTGCTTGCTGTGCAGCCAACACGATGCGTCGCGCACCCTCGGCCCACACCCACGTTCCTCCTGCAGCCTCCTTGCTCGTCGCGCTCTCGCTGGCGCTGGCGTGTGGCGCCGATGATCCCCAGGCCGGTGCTGCCGAGGCCGGCGCCAGCGAGGGTGGTGACACCGAGGCCGGCAGCGAGGGCGGCAGCGCCGATGGGAGCACGGCCGGCAGCGACGGGGCACCCGCGAGCACCTCGGGGGGCACCGAGGCGTCGGTGGTCTACTGGCGCGACGTCAAGCCGATCCTCGACGCGCGCTGTGGTGCCTGCCACTCCGATGATGGTGTCGCGCCGTTCTCCCTCACCAGCTATCAAGACGCGGCGGTCTACGCCGAGACGCTGCCGTCGGCGCTGCTTGCCGGCCTGATGCCGCCGTGGCCCGCCGACGGCGACTGCAACGACTACCTCTACGATCCGAGCCTCGACGACGCGCAGATCCAGACCATCGTCGACTGGGTCGACCAGGGCGCCGCCGAGGGCGATCCGAACGACGTCGGCGCGCCGCTGCCTGTCACCACCGCGACGCTGCCCGAGGTCGACTTCACGGTCGCGATGGCCGAGCCGCACACGCCCGCGCCACCGATGGGCGGGCTCGACGAGCACCGCTGCTTCCTGGTCGACTGGCCCGCGACCAGCGACGTCTACGTCACCGGCTACGAGGTGCTGCCGGGCAACCGCAAGGTCGTGCACCACCTGGTCGCGCGCATGGTCGACCCCGCGGACGTCGCGGACTTCGAGGCCCAGGACGCCGACGAGGCCGGCGACGGCTGGACCTGTGGCAGCGGCACCGGCATGGCCGGCGGCGGCGGGGCGCTGCTGGGCGTGTGGGTGCCGGGTGCGGGCGCGTCGGTGCTACCGGAGGGCACCGGCATGCTCGTGCCGACCGGATCGAAGCTGCTGCTGAACATGCACTACAACACCGTGATGGGCGACACTTCGCCCGATCAGACCGCGGTCGCGTTCGACGTCGAAGACAGCGTCGAGCGCGTCGGCGTCTCGCAGTTCGTCGCCGATCCGACGTGGCCGGTCGGCGACAACATGCTGATCCCCGCCGGCGATGCCGCCAGCGAGCACGTCTTCGATCGCGCCCTGCCGAGTTCGTTCGACGTGCACGCGATCGGCCTGCACATGCACACCCTCGGCACCGAGATCAGTCTCGCGGTCGATCACCAGGACGGCAGCCGCAGCTGCGGCGTCGACATCCCGCGGTGGGACTTCGGCTGGCAGCTGGGCTATCGGCTGGCCGCGCCGATCCACGTCGAAGCGGGCGACCACGTGGTGCTGCGCTGCAACTTCGACAACTCGCCCGCCAACCAGGCCGTGGTCGACGGCGTGCCGCGCACGCCGGTCGACGTCACCTGGGGCGAGGACACCTACGACGAGATGTGCCTCGGCTTCGTGTACATCACCCCGGGCTGACGCCCGCGCATCGGCAGGGCTGACGCCCACCGCTTTGGCGGCGGCGATCAACCGGGCGGGTCGAGGAAGTCGACCAGGTCGCCGCCGCCGATCTCGTAGAAGGAGTTCTGGTTCCAGCCGCCGACCCAGAAGTGGTAGAGCGCGCCGAAGCCGAAACCCTCGACCGGCACGCCGGTGTCCTCGGCGTAGGTGAAGAGGTTCTCCTGCACCCAGCCCATCACCGGGTCGTGGCGGTACTGCCCGATGAAGTTGCTCGTCATGTCCGAGACGTAGACGTACGGGATGCCGGTGTTGGGATCGGTGACGACGTCCATGCCGTCC encodes:
- a CDS encoding helix-turn-helix transcriptional regulator, with the protein product MPSSAVRTPAELGGLVRAHRKRLGATQVELAALADVGPRFIVELERGKPTLELGKALRVLERLGLLLEVRDREAPK
- a CDS encoding monooxygenase, whose amino-acid sequence is MLVALSLALACGADDPQAGAAEAGASEGGDTEAGSEGGSADGSTAGSDGAPASTSGGTEASVVYWRDVKPILDARCGACHSDDGVAPFSLTSYQDAAVYAETLPSALLAGLMPPWPADGDCNDYLYDPSLDDAQIQTIVDWVDQGAAEGDPNDVGAPLPVTTATLPEVDFTVAMAEPHTPAPPMGGLDEHRCFLVDWPATSDVYVTGYEVLPGNRKVVHHLVARMVDPADVADFEAQDADEAGDGWTCGSGTGMAGGGGALLGVWVPGAGASVLPEGTGMLVPTGSKLLLNMHYNTVMGDTSPDQTAVAFDVEDSVERVGVSQFVADPTWPVGDNMLIPAGDAASEHVFDRALPSSFDVHAIGLHMHTLGTEISLAVDHQDGSRSCGVDIPRWDFGWQLGYRLAAPIHVEAGDHVVLRCNFDNSPANQAVVDGVPRTPVDVTWGEDTYDEMCLGFVYITPG